A single Anopheles arabiensis isolate DONGOLA chromosome 2, AaraD3, whole genome shotgun sequence DNA region contains:
- the LOC120896776 gene encoding uncharacterized protein LOC120896776: protein MAASVYATPPPELSGEEAVLSDASNSSQTNSSHSSTLKASKRTLSSSFLNAATTQSSTLTTTSQLSSDSLPDLSKKRRKQSMPIRFSSNGAAIEVPPAADTTIVDVDERSADEARPAPEEEQQHRATGEANGSPNPASPAMETGDDEEEAALLEEQQNNFQKIFLSNLSQLQQKHLQLQQQHQQQNSEGFLGLASAGATLPESFLTSKLNSFIALSGVRAAADRESSSLARSEDEEHDDGAEERAQSLAEEEPRSREQSPVRKSASASEDDGQRRQDGEREGGNGHPSSHAQPRHDSPTADDGEGKRQPEQHATAASPPKISLKKELLMDPEWDGEIRSSLPKADDWISIAGLSFPFPPEAAAALSASGYLPQLPLLGVPSVSAFGPAGEGSGAGRGPGVPPLRIFNPEAYCDLCNKEFCNKYFLKTHKANKHGIYEPAASNGSADASSSALSAMSNPFNPIHQLSQVFQLQQHPGPMAGEPMEKQLPALALETERMAPQSMLQGGHVQSLAAGQQQQQQQQQSQQSAGKPMPPLPARSAHSPKVAGGTPNPIQPTVFCDICFKKFSSLSAMRKHRSKAHELSSSSNHQLQQQQQQQQQQQLHQQQQLQQQLQHHLQQQYHQQLQNQQQQQQQQAAKHASSRQDAPDAGGVDSTASITPGALQLPDGFREDYTIEQEDATFTPQPRKLSPHSMQAAKEANFSADKLRRLGVVNPEAFCEICCKEYCNKYFLRTHKLKRHGILPTPDELKDEARQPWAPFLQTSPLNLIMGGTAADVVGAQMALQAASPSSLRKLMAAGGGELTGAGNGSSSSAGSIAIEGAKGVEIKREQSPSAKLDNGGGESDDQQQSQDGAPGNGSGAEGAKDGSDEDAEAISVDLQKLQSMIMQLNDLNSMQQQQQRKVGCGVCGKELANQYLLHAHMIQEHGALALDNNNGPKGSRVPTPNADALETCKQCDKEFANVYMLKQHLVEVHGGGLPGMASPKREGFVTPERPTTGPLAGGAGTGGSAGGNVPMPPGAPAYADRKPSFSMTPTSSYCEICNKELCNKYFMKTHMQRMHGIEIENGAQIGGVVCNICNKELCSKYFLRVHKHNTHGIVEEGAPLPQPRQNGAAALAGELGAESTDGGFPGGPADLKPGEVSDLSNRYYSHFTEVCPLCSRRFRSAKWLRAHLLSDHGKAGVEKLKELEQKLGAQNGGALMGNGPGSAGSGNSRSKSNSPSLKVPNGAAAAANSDGGKYGPKSPFGGLSPAEAAKFLPKGAGSIPALFGPDQQQPGSPMGGLKGYQCSYCSFATPLLPLLFIHERSHSSLSIVQQQLLQQQQQQQQQHHQQQEEAQAVAAAAAAAAAAAAAALGAAPFAPLLKSESAVSLAKDQPASQLMPGTSSETPSSTPASTPIPSLSQEALNLHQQPARRSQSPERAGSPRPEPDAPPKPASPKPASSPSARGEPAAMLSEVANLTQRPAVYALPQQSGPLMMQSFLIEESAAGAGGGPRSPRDAADKADGSSPLAPDHRFVPAVVFLPVKERILSPMTISFNLSPA, encoded by the coding sequence ATGGCTGCCTCAGTCTACGCCACGCCGCCGCCGGAACTGAGCGGCGAGGAAGCGGTGCTGAGCGATGCCTCGAACTCATCGCAAACCAACAGCTCCCACAGCTCCACGCTGAAAGCGTCCAAGCGTACGCTCTCGTCCTCGTTCCTGAACGCGGCCACTACGCAAAGCAGCACGCTGACCACCACCTCCCAGCTCAGCTCGGACTCGCTGCCCGATCTGTCCAAGAAGCGCCGCAAGCAGTCGATGCCGATCCGGTTCTCCTCCAACGGTGCGGCCATCGAGGTGCCACCGGCGGCCGACACGACGATAGTCGATGTGGACGAACGGTCCGCCGATGAAGCGCGGCCCGCTCCGgaagaggagcagcagcatcgagCAACGGGGGAAGCGAACGGGTCGCCGAATCCCGCCAGCCCCGCAATGGAAACCggcgacgacgaggaggaagcCGCCCTGCTCGAGGAGCAGCAGAACAACTTCCAGAAGATATTCCTCTCGAACCTGAGTCAATTACAGCAGAAGcacctgcagctgcagcagcaacatcagcagcagaacAGCGAAGGGTTTCTCGGGCTAGCCAGTGCCGGTGCAACGCTGCCGGAGAGCTTCCTCACCTCCAAGCTGAACAGTTTCATCGCGCTGAGCGGCGTGCGGGCAGCGGCGGATCGTGAATCGAGCTCGCTGGCGCGAAGTGAGGACGAGGAGCACGACGATGGCGCGGAAGAGCGGGCCCAATCGCTTGCCGAAGAAGAACCGAGAAGCCGCGAGCAGTCGCCTGTTAGAAAAAGCGCCTCTGCCAGTGAGGATGATGGCCAGCGGCGCCAGGACGGTGAGCGCGAAGGTGGTAATGGCCATCCATCATCACACGCGCAACCGAGGCACGATTCACCGACGGCCGACGATGGGGAGGGAAAACGGCAACCGGAACAGCACGCCACGGCAGCAAGCCCACCGAAGATCTCGCTCAAGAAGGAGCTGCTGATGGACCCGGAATGGGACGGGGAAATTCGGAGCAGTCTGCCGAAGGCGGACGACTGGATCTCGATAGCGGGGCTGTCCTTTCCGTTCCCACCGGAGGCGGCCGCCGCCCTGTCCGCCTCGGGCTATCTGCCGCAGCTGCCCCTGCTGGGCGTGCCGTCAGTTTCGGCGTTCGGGCCGGCCGGCGAGGGCAGCGGGGCCGGGCGCGGACCAGGCGTCCCACCGCTGCGCATCTTCAACCCGGAAGCTTACTGCGACCTGTGCAACAAGGAGTTCTGCAACAAGTACTTCCTGAAGACGCACAAGGCGAACAAGCACGGCATCTACGAGCCGGCCGCGAGCAACGGCAGCGCGGACGCGAGCAGCTCCGCCCTGTCCGCCATGAGCAACCCGTTCAATCCGATTCACCAGCTGTCGCAGGTGttccagctgcagcaacacCCGGGCCCGATGGCGGGCGAACCGATGGAGAAGCAGCTGCCGGCGCTGGCGCTCGAGACGGAACGTATGGCGCCCCAGTCGATGCTGCAGGGGGGACATGTCCAATCCCTAGCAGCTggtcaacagcagcagcaacagcagcagcaaagtcaGCAAAGTGCGGGCAAACCGATGCCACCATTACCAGCCCGCTCGGCTCACTCGCCAAAGGTCGCCGGGGGAACGCCCAACCCAATACAGCCCACCGTGTTTTGTgacatttgtttcaaaaagttCAGCAGTCTCAGCGCCATGCGCAAACATCGCAGCAAGGCGCACGAGCTGTCGAGCAGCAGTAATCATcagctgcaacagcagcaacagcagcagcagcagcagcaacttcatcagcaacaacagctacagcagcagcttcagcatcATCTGCAGCAACAAtaccaccagcagctgcaaaaccaacagcagcagcagcagcaacaggccGCCAAACACGCCAGCTCCCGGCAGGACGCGCCGGACGCGGGCGGTGTCGACTCCACCGCGAGCATCACGCCCGGTGCGCTGCAGCTTCCCGATGGGTTCCGCGAGGACTacacgatcgagcaggaggaCGCCACGTTCACGCCGCAGCCCCGCAAGCTGTCGCCCCATTCGATGCAGGCCGCCAAGGAGGCGAACTTCTCCGCGGACAAGCTGCGCCGCCTCGGCGTCGTCAACCCGGAAGCGTTTTGCGAAATCTGCTGCAAGGAGTACTGCAACAAGTACTTCCTGCGCACGCACAAGCTGAAGCGCCACGGCATCCTGCCCACGCCGGACGAGCTGAAGGACGAGGCGCGCCAACCGTGGGCCCCGTTCCTGCAGACCAGCCCGCTCAACCTGATCATGGGCGGTACGGCGGCGGATGTGGTCGGTGCGCAGATGGCGCTGCAGGCCGCGTCCCCTTCCTCACTGCGGAAGCTGATGGCGGCTGGTGGCGGTGAGCTGACCGGGGCgggcaatggcagcagcagcagcgccggcTCGATCGCGATCGAAGGTGCCAAGGGGGTGGAGATTAAGCGCGAGCAGTCCCCGTCGGCGAAGCTGGACAATGGCGGCGGTGAGTCGGACGATCAGCAGCAGTCGCAGGACGGCGCACCGGGCAACGGGAGCGGTGCCGAGGGGGCCAAGGACGGCAGCGACGAGGATGCGGAAGCGATCAGCGTCGACCTGCAGAAGCTACAGTCCATGATCATGCAGCTGAACGATCTGAAcagcatgcagcagcagcagcagcggaaggTGGGCTGCGGCGTGTGCGGCAAGGAGCTGGCCAATCAGTACCTGCTGCACGCCCACATGATCCAGGAGCACGGGGCGCTCGCGCtggacaacaacaacggccCGAAGGGGTCGCGAGTGCCCACGCCGAACGCCGACGCGCTCGAGACGTGCAAGCAGTGCGACAAGGAGTTCGCGAACGTGTACATGCTGAAGCAGCACCTGGTGGAGGTGCACGGCGGCGGGCTGCCGGGTATGGCGAGTCCGAAGCGCGAGGGTTTCGTCACGCCGGAGCGTCCAACGACGGGACCGCTGGCGGGTGGTGCTGGAACCGGTGGTTCGGCCGGTGGCAACGTCCCGATGCCACCGGGCGCTCCCGCGTACGCCGACCGCAAGCCCAGCTTCTCGATGACGCCCACCAGCAGCTACTGCGAGATTTGCAACAAGGAGCTGTGCAACAAGTACTTCATGAAGACGCACATGCAGCGCATGCACGGCATCGAGATCGAGAACGGGGCCCAGATCGGGGGCGTCGTGTGCAACATCTGCAACAAGGAGCTGTGCAGCAAGTACTTCCTGCGCGTGCACAAGCACAACACGCACGGCATCGTGGAGGAGGGCGCACCGCTGCCGCAGCCGCGCCAGAACGGTGCGGCCGCGCTGGCCGGCGAGCTGGGCGCGGAGTCAACCGACGGCGGGTTCCCCGGCGGACCGGCCGACCTGAAGCCGGGCGAGGTCAGCGACCTGAGCAACCGGTACTACTCGCACTTTACCGAGGTGTGCCCGCTGTGCAGCCGGCGCTTCCGCAGTGCCAAGTGGCTGCGGGCGCATCTGCTCAGCGACCACGGCAAGGCGGGCGTGGAGAAGCTGAAGGAGCTGGAGCAGAAGCTCGGCGCCCAGAACGGGGGCGCGTTGATGGGGAATGGGCCGGGTAGCGCCGGCAGTGGCAATAGCCGCAGCAAATCGAACAGCCCGTCGCTGAAGGTACCGAacggggcggcggcggcggcaaacAGCGATGGCGGCAAGTATGGGCCAAAGTCGCCGTTCGGTGGACTGAGCCCGGCCGAGGCCGCCAAGTTCCTGCCGAAGGGGGCCGGCAGCATTCCGGCACTGTTCGGGCCGGACCAGCAACAGCCAGGCTCGCCGATGGGCGGCCTGAAGGGGTACCAGTGTTCGTACTGCTCGTTCGCGACGCcactgctgccgttgctgttcATCCACGAACGGTCGCACTCCAGCTTGAGCAtcgtacagcagcagcttcttcagcaacagcagcagcagcagcagcagcaccatcaacaGCAAGAGGAAGCGCAagcggtggcggcagcggctgcggcggcggcggctgcagcgGCCGCTGCCCTCGGAGCGGCACCGTTCGCACCGCTGCTCAAGTCCGAATCGGCCGTCTCGCTGGCGAAGGACCAGCCGGCCAGCCAGCTCATGCCCGGCACCTCGTCCGAGACGCCCTCGTCGACGCCGGCCTCCACACCGATACCATCGCTGTCGCAGGAAGCGCTCAACCTACACCAGCAGCCGGCCCGACGCTCCCAAAGCCCCGAGCGGGCCGGATCGCCCCGCCCCGAGCCGGACGCACCGCCGAAGCCAGCGTCGCCCAAGCCCGCCTCCTCGCCGTCGGCGCGCGGTGAGCCGGCCGCGATGCTCTCCGAGGTGGCCAACCTGACCCAGCGCCCGGCCGTGTACGCGCTGCCCCAGCAGAGCGGCCCGCTCATGATGCAGTCGTTCCTGATCGAGGAGTCGGCAGCAGGTGCCGGCGGGGGCCCCCGGTCGCCCCGGGATGCCGCCGACAAGGCGGACGGGTCGTCGCCGCTCGCCCCGGATCACAGGTTCGTACCAGCCGTTGTTTTCCTACCCGTTAAAGAGCGTATCCTCTCGCCGATGACAATATCGTTCAATCTGAGCCCGGCCTAA